A window from Bdellovibrionales bacterium encodes these proteins:
- a CDS encoding TIGR02147 family protein: MELENKEKPLLRPVISESTDPVDFVKQMIEYRKKTEKGFSVHAATASLRRVSPSLVSLIIARKRKITIDRVEELAKLLQLNAQERIYFKNWLARLEDSEGAEPVPVKPEFQTQNRRKEVGTHILTDWINVYVKDCFQLPKVQENPQLVYRYLASYAHPKRLEKSVEFLLREGHLRRTLDGKIVVEANLAVADPKVPSRQIRQFHKGALGVAKTALEMFPPTERMANTLIMPLNEKSYGELLEIIQEFSEKLQNFAALNQETGDRLYQLIVNLSPTGGKVE, encoded by the coding sequence ATGGAATTAGAGAACAAAGAAAAACCCCTATTAAGACCGGTCATCAGCGAATCCACGGATCCAGTGGACTTTGTAAAGCAGATGATCGAGTACCGTAAGAAGACTGAAAAAGGCTTCTCGGTGCACGCAGCAACGGCGAGCCTTCGTCGTGTGTCTCCGTCTTTGGTGTCGCTGATTATCGCGCGCAAAAGAAAGATCACGATCGATCGCGTGGAAGAGCTTGCGAAGCTGTTGCAGCTGAATGCCCAGGAAAGAATCTACTTCAAGAACTGGCTTGCGCGCCTGGAGGATAGCGAAGGTGCTGAGCCTGTTCCTGTAAAACCGGAGTTTCAGACGCAGAACCGCCGCAAGGAAGTCGGCACACATATTCTGACGGATTGGATTAACGTGTACGTGAAGGACTGCTTTCAGCTTCCGAAGGTACAAGAGAATCCACAGCTCGTTTATCGTTACTTAGCATCTTACGCGCATCCAAAGCGCCTGGAAAAGTCTGTGGAGTTCTTACTGCGCGAAGGACACTTGCGCAGGACTCTCGACGGTAAAATCGTTGTGGAAGCAAATTTGGCAGTGGCTGACCCGAAAGTGCCAAGTCGCCAAATTCGCCAGTTCCACAAGGGCGCTTTGGGTGTAGCAAAGACGGCCTTGGAAATGTTCCCGCCGACAGAACGCATGGCGAATACTTTGATTATGCCTTTGAATGAAAAAAGTTATGGCGAACTTCTGGAGATCATCCAGGAGTTCTCGGAAAAACTGCAGAACTTTGCAGCTCTGAATCAGGAAACGGGAGATCGCTTGTACCAATTGATTGTGAACTTGAGCCCAACAGGGGGAAAAGTAGAATGA
- a CDS encoding GNAT family N-acetyltransferase, whose protein sequence is MPLVEVLDVLGFMRQTKRLIIRPLELHDYENWRQAYSMLRPAQNEWDEGAWKDSELTLPKYKALLKKLAKMRQSDELHDYAVFRKDDGVFLGFVRFMNVSRMIFQNAYLGYRIFNNYWGEGYASEACRGAIQIAFKDLKLHRLEAGIEPHNKASIRVVKAIGFRKEGLSKHRLLVQKKWKDMLIFAGTCEDFKIRYRK, encoded by the coding sequence ATGCCGTTGGTTGAAGTACTCGATGTTCTAGGTTTTATGCGCCAGACAAAGAGACTGATCATCAGACCGCTGGAGCTCCATGACTATGAGAATTGGCGCCAGGCTTATTCTATGCTTCGTCCTGCTCAAAACGAGTGGGACGAAGGTGCATGGAAAGACAGCGAACTGACTCTTCCAAAATACAAAGCATTATTGAAGAAACTTGCGAAGATGCGACAAAGCGATGAGTTGCATGATTATGCTGTCTTTCGTAAAGACGATGGCGTGTTTCTTGGTTTTGTGCGATTCATGAACGTTTCGCGCATGATTTTTCAGAATGCTTATCTGGGCTATCGCATTTTTAATAATTACTGGGGCGAAGGTTATGCTTCTGAAGCTTGCCGCGGTGCTATCCAGATTGCGTTCAAAGATTTGAAACTCCATCGCCTTGAGGCTGGCATTGAGCCTCACAATAAAGCTTCCATTCGAGTTGTAAAGGCCATAGGCTTTCGTAAGGAAGGGCTGAGTAAGCATCGTCTTCTAGTTCAGAAGAAGTGGAAAGACATGCTGATCTTTGCAGGAACTTGCGAAGATTTTAAAATCAGATATCGCAAATGA
- a CDS encoding RNA methyltransferase — MPEFFASTPKGLVEALEKELQELDLHVLERTAGGVFFESSWEGAYKANLHSRIASRILKPVLEFVAYQPDELYHNILKHDFTKYIKPNQTICIDATIKESMMRDQRFVAMKIKDAVVDQFRDKFGVRPDVDNNNPDLRIHVRAMKNQFMVAIDLSGDSLFMRGYRKEVGEAPLKENLAAGLLALTEWDRKSTLVDFMAGSGTLLIEGAMMALNIAPGVHRKRFGFQRWLNYDKEVWEKLVQEAMDQEKEDLDFKFHGYDIDRRMIVVAKDNARSAGVDHVIEFKREPVATVAPPAEKGLAVVNPPYGTRIGDEDNLRDVYRDLGFTLKHRFKGWDCWILSGNKDLIGDLKLKSTRKHFVFNGNIECRWLKYSMF; from the coding sequence ATGCCAGAGTTTTTCGCATCCACGCCTAAAGGCCTCGTTGAGGCTCTCGAAAAAGAACTACAAGAATTAGATTTACATGTCCTAGAAAGAACCGCCGGCGGTGTTTTCTTTGAAAGCAGCTGGGAAGGGGCTTACAAAGCCAATCTTCATTCGCGCATTGCGAGCCGTATCTTGAAGCCGGTACTTGAGTTCGTGGCTTATCAGCCTGATGAACTTTATCACAATATTCTGAAGCACGATTTCACGAAGTACATCAAACCAAATCAAACGATTTGCATCGATGCTACGATCAAAGAATCTATGATGCGCGATCAGCGCTTTGTTGCGATGAAAATCAAAGATGCTGTCGTGGATCAGTTCCGTGACAAGTTTGGTGTTCGTCCAGACGTTGATAATAACAATCCAGATCTTCGCATCCATGTTCGCGCTATGAAAAATCAGTTCATGGTAGCCATCGATCTTTCTGGCGACAGTCTCTTCATGCGTGGCTATCGTAAAGAAGTGGGTGAAGCTCCTTTGAAAGAAAACTTGGCGGCGGGCTTGTTGGCTCTGACTGAGTGGGATCGCAAGAGCACGCTTGTTGATTTCATGGCGGGTTCTGGGACTTTGTTGATTGAAGGCGCGATGATGGCGCTCAATATTGCTCCGGGCGTGCACCGTAAACGCTTTGGTTTCCAACGTTGGTTGAACTACGACAAAGAAGTTTGGGAAAAGCTTGTTCAAGAAGCTATGGACCAAGAAAAAGAAGACCTTGATTTTAAATTCCACGGTTACGATATCGACCGCCGTATGATCGTTGTTGCTAAAGACAATGCTCGTAGCGCCGGTGTAGATCACGTGATCGAATTCAAGCGTGAGCCTGTTGCAACAGTCGCTCCGCCAGCTGAAAAAGGTTTGGCGGTGGTCAATCCTCCATACGGGACTCGTATCGGTGATGAGGACAATCTTCGTGACGTTTATCGTGACCTTGGCTTCACTCTTAAGCATCGTTTCAAAGGTTGGGATTGCTGGATTCTTTCTGGCAACAAAGATTTGATTGGCGATTTGAAGTTGAAATCAACTCGTAAGCACTTTGTCTTCAATGGCAATATCGAATGCCGTTGGTTGAAGTACTCGATGTTCTAG
- a CDS encoding electron transfer flavoprotein-ubiquinone oxidoreductase — MAINDQLPEGVTRETMDVDVLIVGGGAAGLSCALHLQNQIEKHNEDVASGKKQGSPIPEQMIVVLEKGAEIGAHSFSGAVLNTKALSELIPDFKEQGCPLDAEVTKDAVYYLGEESAMKLPITPPPFHNIGHHIISLSKFNRWLAEKCEAKGINIFPGFAAVEALYDGDKIVGVRTGDKGRDKNGNPKGNFEPGLILNTKCVIFAEGSRGSLFQKVSNKLNLRDGKNEEVFEEGVKEIIQMPAGTVEPGQVIHTMGFPLHKSIGGTFIYTIPGDKIVLGLVAYLDTQDPLLDPHRELQKLKTHPFIQKMLKGGKVVAYGGKTLPAGGWYSMPKLAGNGWMVAGDSASMVDVQKLKGIHLAMKSGMLAAEAAVEGIVKGDFSAATTKAYEEKVHNSFIKSELYRVRNFHQTLSKGFFESLPLIALQEITGGRGLFDNMKAHKDSKTTHKVVEIWGPEGLNAPENKLPKPDGALFYDKLSSVYLTGTMHDEDSPNHLLVKDTDVCRTICEPQYKSPCNHFCPASVYEMLPSQKHQGQFDLQVNYTNCIHCKTCDIKCPFENIEWTTPEGGGGPQYRET; from the coding sequence ATGGCGATCAATGACCAACTCCCTGAAGGAGTCACTCGTGAAACAATGGACGTCGATGTCCTGATCGTGGGTGGCGGAGCTGCGGGCCTTTCTTGTGCCTTGCATTTACAAAATCAAATTGAAAAACATAACGAAGATGTGGCTTCAGGGAAAAAACAAGGTTCTCCGATTCCAGAACAGATGATTGTTGTTTTGGAGAAGGGTGCTGAGATCGGTGCGCACAGTTTCTCGGGCGCGGTTCTCAATACAAAAGCTTTGTCTGAGTTGATTCCTGATTTCAAAGAACAAGGCTGTCCACTGGACGCTGAAGTGACGAAAGATGCGGTTTACTATCTTGGTGAAGAGAGCGCGATGAAGCTTCCGATCACTCCGCCGCCTTTCCATAATATCGGTCACCATATCATTTCATTGTCGAAGTTTAATCGCTGGTTGGCGGAGAAGTGTGAAGCTAAAGGCATCAACATCTTCCCGGGCTTTGCGGCGGTTGAGGCTCTTTATGATGGCGATAAAATTGTCGGTGTTCGCACGGGCGATAAAGGCCGCGACAAGAATGGCAATCCAAAAGGCAATTTCGAGCCAGGCCTTATCTTGAATACAAAATGCGTGATCTTTGCTGAAGGTTCACGTGGTTCTTTGTTCCAAAAAGTGTCTAACAAGCTCAACCTTCGCGATGGCAAAAATGAAGAAGTCTTCGAAGAAGGCGTCAAAGAAATCATTCAGATGCCTGCGGGCACTGTTGAGCCTGGTCAAGTTATTCACACAATGGGCTTCCCATTGCACAAATCAATCGGTGGTACGTTCATCTACACAATCCCTGGCGATAAGATCGTATTGGGTTTGGTGGCGTATTTGGACACACAAGATCCATTGCTTGATCCACACCGTGAATTGCAAAAATTGAAAACTCATCCGTTCATTCAGAAGATGTTGAAGGGCGGTAAGGTCGTTGCTTACGGGGGTAAGACTCTTCCTGCGGGCGGCTGGTACTCTATGCCGAAACTGGCTGGTAACGGTTGGATGGTAGCGGGTGATTCTGCAAGCATGGTCGATGTTCAGAAGCTTAAAGGTATTCACTTGGCGATGAAGTCAGGGATGCTTGCGGCTGAAGCGGCGGTTGAGGGCATCGTAAAAGGTGATTTCTCTGCAGCGACAACAAAGGCTTATGAAGAGAAAGTTCATAATAGCTTCATCAAGTCTGAACTTTATCGCGTTCGTAACTTCCACCAAACTTTGAGCAAAGGCTTCTTTGAATCTTTGCCGTTGATCGCTTTGCAAGAGATCACAGGTGGTCGTGGCTTGTTTGATAATATGAAAGCTCATAAGGATTCTAAGACGACACACAAAGTGGTGGAGATCTGGGGACCTGAAGGCTTGAACGCGCCAGAGAATAAACTTCCGAAGCCAGATGGCGCTCTTTTCTATGACAAACTTTCTAGTGTTTATTTAACCGGAACAATGCACGACGAGGACTCTCCTAATCACCTTTTGGTGAAGGACACTGACGTCTGCCGCACGATCTGTGAGCCCCAGTATAAATCACCATGTAATCATTTCTGCCCAGCGAGTGTTTACGAGATGTTGCCATCTCAAAAGCATCAGGGTCAGTTTGATCTCCAGGTAAATTATACGAATTGTATTCACTGTAAGACTTGTGATATCAAGTGTCCGTTCGAAAACATCGAATGGACGACGCCCGAGGGAGGCGGCGGCCCACAATACAGAGAAACGTAA
- a CDS encoding carbon-nitrogen hydrolase family protein has protein sequence MSQELKVAVCQMTSVDDVQANLRQIEALIGEVPENSGVRLFCFPENALYLRVKEGEAIPPFTFKDHVFQDLAVLARRRKAYLHIGSVPLQMGDFLYNSSVIISDEGKIETSYQKIHLFDIQLAGQKAIRESDVFRHGEGTGVFVVDGWKIAQSICYDLRFAELYSQYAREQVDVILVPAAFLTKTGEAHWEVLLRARAIESQCYVVAAAQVGRHESVRASGHRETYGHSLVVEPWGGIATHLDGVKKQTSVCSLSKAKIEAVRTQIPMAQHRRISVK, from the coding sequence ATGTCTCAAGAACTCAAAGTGGCTGTTTGCCAAATGACTTCCGTCGATGATGTTCAGGCGAATTTGCGCCAGATCGAAGCTTTGATCGGCGAGGTGCCTGAGAATTCGGGCGTGCGACTCTTCTGCTTTCCGGAAAATGCTCTCTATCTCCGAGTAAAAGAAGGCGAAGCGATTCCTCCGTTCACTTTTAAGGATCATGTTTTTCAAGACCTCGCAGTTCTTGCACGTCGGAGAAAAGCTTATCTGCATATCGGTTCCGTGCCGTTGCAGATGGGGGATTTCTTATACAACTCTTCGGTGATCATTTCTGACGAAGGGAAGATCGAGACGAGTTATCAAAAAATTCATTTGTTTGATATTCAGCTGGCGGGTCAGAAGGCGATTCGCGAGTCCGACGTTTTTCGCCATGGCGAAGGCACGGGTGTATTTGTTGTTGATGGTTGGAAGATTGCGCAGTCGATTTGTTATGACCTTCGGTTTGCTGAGTTGTATTCCCAATATGCTCGGGAGCAAGTCGATGTGATTCTGGTTCCGGCGGCTTTTTTGACTAAGACTGGAGAGGCTCATTGGGAAGTTCTTTTACGAGCGAGAGCCATCGAGAGTCAGTGTTACGTTGTGGCCGCTGCTCAGGTCGGGCGCCACGAAAGCGTGCGAGCCAGCGGTCATCGTGAAACCTATGGCCACTCTTTGGTTGTCGAGCCCTGGGGAGGCATAGCGACGCATTTGGATGGGGTGAAGAAACAGACTTCTGTCTGTTCACTTTCCAAGGCCAAGATAGAGGCCGTCCGAACACAGATCCCAATGGCTCAGCACCGGCGGATTTCAGTAAAATAG
- a CDS encoding KOW motif-containing protein, whose amino-acid sequence MKLKIKKGATVQVIAGQDKGKKGTVLSVNVKAMKIQVQGVKVQTHYDKKDGLLKKEGFIDYSNVKLLDAPSKEKKTSKKAAKSKTA is encoded by the coding sequence ATTAAATTGAAAATTAAAAAAGGCGCAACAGTACAAGTGATCGCTGGCCAAGATAAAGGCAAAAAAGGCACTGTATTGTCAGTGAACGTAAAAGCCATGAAGATTCAAGTTCAAGGCGTTAAAGTTCAAACTCACTACGATAAAAAAGATGGCTTGTTGAAAAAAGAAGGCTTCATTGATTATTCAAATGTAAAGCTTTTGGATGCTCCATCTAAAGAGAAGAAAACTTCTAAAAAAGCAGCGAAATCAAAAACTGCTTAA
- the rpmB gene encoding 50S ribosomal protein L28 — MSRCELTGKGPVVKNLVSHSNIKTKSTAQPNVQKKRIFSRSLNAMVRLQIATSAIRDMEHMGGFDNFILNQQDAVLSKRALAVKLRIKKKIGSNKK, encoded by the coding sequence ATGAGCAGATGCGAACTTACTGGAAAAGGCCCTGTTGTTAAGAACTTGGTGAGCCACTCCAACATTAAAACTAAATCTACAGCTCAACCAAATGTTCAAAAGAAACGCATATTTAGCCGCTCTTTGAACGCAATGGTGAGATTGCAAATCGCTACTAGCGCCATCCGTGACATGGAGCATATGGGCGGTTTTGATAACTTTATCTTGAACCAACAAGATGCAGTTCTCTCTAAGCGTGCATTGGCTGTTAAGCTCAGAATCAAAAAGAAAATCGGCTCTAACAAGAAGTAA
- the rpsR gene encoding 30S ribosomal protein S18, giving the protein MKKATRSKYRQEFSGDHLFDYKDPSSLTRFVSDGGKITPSRISKLSVAQQKQVAAAVKKARSLGLLPNGMPAYDVFNRAEAISPVPFEI; this is encoded by the coding sequence ATGAAAAAAGCTACAAGAAGCAAATACAGACAGGAATTCTCAGGCGACCATCTTTTCGACTATAAAGATCCGTCTTCTTTAACTCGTTTTGTTAGCGATGGTGGCAAAATTACGCCTTCTCGTATCTCTAAATTGAGCGTAGCTCAGCAAAAACAAGTTGCTGCTGCTGTTAAAAAGGCTCGTAGCCTTGGTTTGTTGCCAAACGGTATGCCTGCATACGACGTTTTCAACAGAGCTGAAGCTATCTCTCCAGTTCCTTTCGAAATCTAA